One genomic segment of Vibrio fluvialis includes these proteins:
- a CDS encoding phage tail protein — MKALQSLTDLFREHVADANNFTVWAEDGALFCTQGDSVDGFELEYTAIVFMQDVRVQPHILMMHLVSWMNTHDPYRMEKGLPFPTFATELLDNGRCDIKIKIDLREAFSLQAHPQGNWQQHGERFECVGDFAARVDEDDLNELVLFVGHLDDLP; from the coding sequence ATGAAAGCGCTGCAAAGTTTAACGGACCTGTTCAGAGAGCACGTGGCGGATGCCAATAACTTCACCGTCTGGGCCGAAGACGGCGCGCTGTTCTGTACTCAGGGCGACAGCGTCGACGGGTTTGAACTCGAGTACACCGCCATCGTGTTTATGCAGGATGTCAGAGTGCAGCCGCACATTCTGATGATGCACTTAGTCTCCTGGATGAATACGCACGACCCGTACCGGATGGAAAAAGGATTGCCGTTTCCGACCTTCGCCACCGAGCTGCTGGATAACGGCCGCTGCGACATCAAAATCAAAATTGACCTGCGGGAAGCCTTCTCACTGCAAGCCCACCCGCAAGGAAACTGGCAACAGCACGGCGAGCGTTTTGAATGCGTGGGCGATTTTGCTGCCCGTGTCGACGAAGACGACCTGAACGAACTGGTGCTGTTTGTCGGCCATCTGGATGATTTGCCATGA
- a CDS encoding head completion/stabilization protein, which translates to MEFIGNKSDVYASELPATDNFPALKISEFQSLFHFLSNETEAGILQQAKVSRIKVHRELVNTIAQYESLAALSKDKFGDEESGTTLYTQAVFALTASELIGIRLSSDATAEAAERQEALSSKKYHCEVQYRQAVDLLLHGRETYCFEVV; encoded by the coding sequence ATGGAATTTATCGGCAATAAAAGCGACGTGTATGCCTCCGAGCTGCCCGCCACGGATAACTTTCCTGCGCTCAAAATTTCAGAGTTTCAGTCTCTGTTTCATTTCCTCAGCAATGAGACAGAGGCAGGCATTCTGCAACAGGCGAAGGTCTCGCGCATTAAGGTGCACCGCGAGCTGGTCAATACCATCGCGCAGTACGAGAGCCTTGCCGCGCTCTCAAAGGACAAGTTCGGCGATGAGGAATCCGGTACCACGCTCTACACCCAGGCGGTGTTTGCGCTGACGGCCAGCGAACTGATTGGCATCCGCCTCAGCTCCGATGCCACCGCCGAAGCGGCAGAGCGTCAGGAAGCGCTGAGCAGCAAGAAATACCATTGTGAGGTGCAATACCGCCAGGCGGTGGATCTGCTGCTTCACGGGCGGGAAACCTACTGTTTTGAGGTGGTGTGA
- a CDS encoding phage major capsid protein, P2 family yields the protein MQEHTKKKLSAYVQAVAQQNGVENATEMFNVSPNGTQRIIAAIRESNWFLSRINIITVKNQIGEAIGLGVSGMIASRTDTSGDGERKPKDYHGMRAMPYACVQTNFDTAIRYAKLDAWAHMKSFNQIVSKHTREQIDANKITVGWFGKTAAANTDAAANPNGEDVNKGWFQAMREHNAERLITEGVEGSGVIQIGEGGDFANLDLAVLNLKNLLHPACENDSDLIAIIGSDLLAYEKAKFYDAHGNTPTEKSKIQERQVIGTYGGLPAVSVPGFPSTGIMVTSYDNLSIYIQEDSVRRTVGKKNDAKDQMENFESMNMAYVIEQLEKVAAVEFGNVKLKINGAWV from the coding sequence ATGCAAGAGCATACCAAAAAGAAACTGAGCGCCTACGTTCAGGCGGTCGCGCAGCAAAACGGCGTCGAGAACGCCACCGAGATGTTCAACGTCTCGCCGAACGGAACTCAGCGCATCATCGCGGCCATTCGTGAAAGTAACTGGTTCCTGAGCCGAATCAACATCATCACCGTGAAAAACCAGATTGGTGAAGCCATTGGTCTGGGTGTGAGCGGCATGATTGCCAGCCGCACCGACACCTCCGGCGACGGCGAGCGCAAACCGAAAGACTACCACGGCATGAGAGCCATGCCTTACGCCTGTGTACAGACCAACTTCGACACGGCGATCCGTTATGCCAAGCTTGATGCCTGGGCGCACATGAAGAGCTTCAACCAGATTGTGTCCAAACACACCCGCGAGCAGATCGATGCCAACAAAATCACCGTCGGCTGGTTTGGTAAAACCGCGGCCGCGAATACGGATGCCGCCGCCAACCCGAACGGCGAAGACGTCAACAAAGGCTGGTTCCAGGCAATGCGTGAGCACAACGCCGAACGTTTAATCACCGAAGGCGTAGAAGGCTCCGGCGTTATCCAAATTGGTGAAGGCGGCGACTTTGCCAACCTCGATCTGGCGGTGCTGAACCTGAAAAACCTGCTGCACCCGGCATGCGAAAACGACTCTGACCTGATTGCCATCATCGGCTCTGATCTGCTGGCCTATGAAAAGGCCAAGTTCTACGACGCGCACGGCAATACGCCGACAGAAAAGAGCAAGATTCAGGAACGTCAGGTCATCGGCACCTATGGCGGCCTGCCTGCGGTGTCGGTTCCGGGCTTCCCGTCAACGGGCATCATGGTGACCAGCTACGACAACCTGTCTATCTACATTCAGGAAGACTCGGTTCGCCGCACGGTTGGTAAGAAAAACGACGCCAAAGACCAGATGGAAAACTTTGAGTCGATGAACATGGCCTACGTCATCGAGCAGCTTGAAAAAGTGGCGGCGGTCGAGTTCGGCAACGTCAAACTCAAGATTAACGGGGCGTGGGTATAA
- a CDS encoding GPO family capsid scaffolding protein has protein sequence MFQSQPICILQAGTTVDGRVIGQNIIDEIAESYNPEVYTARINEEHFVLGKKFGSVQSVEKRGDKLFAVLKPNSLLLSAVEQGQLLHTSCELIEKFADTDKAYLTGLALTDKPASLGTTQIHLSSQSDGKKYVQTHFPIKPEHFSHQSTDDELSMFQKFKSWLKGENAPEQLSHTEEEDDMNKETEELLQQQIEQNTKLSDQLGQLVQTLSAKEQPAEPEVKDEPQKSELEEKVEMLSSQLGELTTKLSSITDEQARTLAGQDAEPEPYL, from the coding sequence ATGTTTCAGTCACAACCCATTTGTATTTTGCAGGCAGGCACGACCGTCGACGGACGTGTGATTGGGCAGAACATCATTGATGAAATCGCAGAGAGCTATAACCCCGAGGTCTATACCGCGCGGATCAATGAAGAACACTTCGTCCTTGGCAAAAAATTCGGTTCGGTGCAGTCGGTGGAAAAGCGTGGCGACAAACTGTTTGCGGTGCTGAAACCCAACTCACTCTTATTGAGTGCGGTAGAACAGGGGCAACTGCTGCATACCTCGTGCGAACTGATTGAAAAATTTGCTGACACTGATAAGGCCTATCTGACGGGTCTGGCACTGACCGACAAACCTGCGTCACTCGGCACCACGCAAATCCATTTGTCCAGTCAGTCCGATGGCAAGAAGTACGTGCAGACGCATTTCCCCATCAAACCAGAACACTTTTCACATCAGAGCACCGACGACGAACTCTCGATGTTTCAAAAATTCAAAAGCTGGCTCAAAGGCGAAAACGCGCCCGAGCAGCTCTCTCACACTGAGGAAGAAGACGACATGAACAAAGAAACCGAAGAGCTGCTGCAGCAACAAATTGAACAGAACACCAAGCTGAGCGATCAGCTCGGCCAACTGGTGCAGACACTCAGCGCCAAAGAGCAGCCCGCAGAGCCGGAAGTTAAAGACGAGCCGCAGAAAAGCGAGCTGGAAGAGAAAGTCGAAATGCTCTCCTCCCAGCTTGGTGAACTGACCACCAAACTGAGCAGCATCACGGATGAGCAGGCGCGCACACTGGCGGGTCAGGATGCGGAACCCGAGCCGTATCTGTAA
- a CDS encoding terminase large subunit domain-containing protein, with protein sequence MYTADQTKALGLYLRQYKPAEVAQAVGVAVRTVQQWISKFDWKAMRDDAPVELMLRQRIAYLLWLDQKHDEQLKELEMLLAQKRKRDEAESRPHRPASSHSEGNKRGRKPNKVKNDVSHITQTVLNEFREKTFFEYQKDIHAHKCNPELNEFRFYLKSRQIGLTYYFAYEAFEDAVLNGDNQVFLSASRKQSEIFKNYIRRFALEIGDVELKGKDELQLSNGATFYFLSTNARTSQGFNGHVYFDEVFWIPKFGELDDYAGGMSIHDKYRTTYLSTPSTVAHEAYPKWQGKKEQGIDISHAALKNGSLGVDGIFRQIITIDDAIEKGATFFNMEKLRRKYPDKTVFDNLLRCVFLDDSASIFALKALLACKTDSSLWKDVDHNKARPAGNAEVLVGYDPRGGGQGEGSDDAGLVVALKPKRKGGVFRLIERARLKGSSYEQQALAIKAMTEKYNVVHLAIDVSGVGSAVAELVRKFYPSLIELDYSPEVKRMMVYKAREIINDGRLQFDGEWDDLVHSFLMIRQQTTKASNQVTFISTRSKVGSHADLAWASMHVMHWEPIDIHSEDDTTVSFF encoded by the coding sequence ATGTACACCGCAGACCAAACCAAAGCGCTTGGGCTGTATCTGCGTCAGTACAAACCTGCCGAAGTTGCGCAGGCGGTGGGCGTTGCGGTGCGAACCGTCCAGCAATGGATTTCGAAATTTGACTGGAAAGCGATGCGGGACGATGCGCCCGTAGAGCTGATGCTGCGCCAGCGGATCGCCTATCTGTTGTGGCTTGACCAAAAGCACGATGAGCAGCTCAAAGAGCTGGAAATGCTGCTGGCCCAGAAGCGCAAACGCGATGAAGCCGAAAGCCGGCCGCATCGGCCTGCAAGCAGTCACAGCGAAGGCAATAAGCGTGGCCGCAAGCCGAACAAAGTGAAGAACGATGTTTCGCACATCACTCAAACGGTGCTGAATGAGTTTCGTGAAAAGACGTTTTTCGAGTACCAGAAAGACATTCACGCCCACAAGTGCAATCCGGAGCTGAACGAGTTCCGCTTCTACCTCAAATCGCGCCAGATTGGCCTGACGTATTACTTCGCCTATGAAGCGTTTGAGGATGCGGTACTGAACGGTGACAACCAGGTGTTTTTGTCGGCCTCGCGCAAGCAGTCCGAAATCTTCAAAAACTACATCCGCCGTTTCGCGCTGGAAATTGGCGATGTGGAGCTCAAAGGCAAAGATGAGCTGCAACTTTCCAATGGCGCGACGTTTTACTTCCTCTCCACCAACGCCCGCACATCGCAGGGCTTTAACGGCCATGTCTATTTCGATGAAGTGTTCTGGATCCCCAAATTCGGAGAGCTGGACGATTACGCGGGCGGGATGTCGATTCACGACAAGTACCGCACCACGTATCTGTCGACGCCGTCGACCGTGGCGCATGAAGCGTATCCGAAGTGGCAGGGCAAGAAAGAGCAAGGCATTGACATCAGCCATGCGGCGCTCAAAAACGGTTCACTGGGCGTCGATGGCATTTTCCGTCAGATCATCACCATTGATGACGCGATTGAGAAAGGCGCCACGTTCTTCAACATGGAGAAACTGCGCCGTAAGTACCCGGACAAAACCGTATTCGACAACCTGCTGCGCTGCGTGTTTCTGGATGATTCGGCGTCCATCTTTGCGCTCAAAGCGCTGCTGGCGTGTAAAACCGATTCATCGCTGTGGAAGGACGTGGACCACAACAAGGCTAGGCCAGCGGGCAACGCCGAAGTGTTGGTGGGCTATGACCCGCGCGGCGGCGGTCAGGGCGAAGGCTCCGACGATGCCGGATTGGTGGTTGCACTTAAACCCAAACGCAAAGGCGGCGTGTTCCGGCTGATTGAACGGGCGCGCCTGAAAGGCTCCAGCTACGAGCAGCAGGCGCTCGCGATTAAAGCCATGACCGAGAAATATAACGTGGTGCATCTGGCGATTGATGTCAGCGGCGTCGGGTCGGCCGTGGCCGAGCTGGTGCGCAAGTTCTACCCGAGCCTGATTGAGCTGGACTATTCGCCGGAAGTGAAACGGATGATGGTGTACAAGGCGCGCGAAATCATCAACGACGGGCGTCTGCAGTTCGACGGGGAATGGGATGACCTGGTGCATTCCTTTCTGATGATCCGACAGCAGACCACCAAAGCCAGCAATCAGGTGACCTTTATTTCTACCCGCAGCAAGGTGGGCTCGCACGCTGACCTGGCCTGGGCTTCGATGCATGTGATGCACTGGGAGCCGATTGATATTCACAGCGAGGATGACACCACGGTGTCGTTCTTCTAG
- a CDS encoding phage portal protein, translating to MIEIEFSNPVSVMNSDILSYLEVALIDDLYEPPIALDTLAKALRVNPMHSSAIEFKRNTLTYAVTVSDVLPRRDLKRFIQDYLTFGNGYFQVVRNLFGQVVHIRHLPALYMRRRGDLGYTYKPRAYSNEGRIDYRDGQIFHLAEYDVAQELYGLPQHVSGLTSIWLNDDATLFRRQYYRNGSHAGYLLYMNEPGMTKETENDIRNKLQAKEGMAFKNLFVNAKGKDTKAPELKPIGQVEAKDSFKDVKNQTMNDVLALHRVPIELMSIRRESITSLDLNKVDWLFHKNELLPLIDSLAELNGFVGSEVLKLNEYVSLGQDS from the coding sequence GTGATTGAGATTGAATTTTCTAACCCGGTCAGTGTGATGAATAGCGATATTCTCAGCTACCTTGAAGTGGCACTGATTGATGATTTGTACGAGCCGCCGATCGCACTCGATACGCTGGCCAAAGCGCTGCGCGTTAACCCGATGCACTCGAGCGCGATTGAGTTTAAACGCAATACGCTTACCTACGCCGTTACGGTGAGCGATGTGCTGCCGCGCCGCGACCTTAAGCGGTTTATTCAGGACTACCTCACCTTTGGCAATGGCTACTTTCAGGTGGTACGCAACCTGTTCGGGCAGGTGGTTCACATCAGACACCTTCCGGCGCTCTACATGCGCCGCCGCGGTGATTTGGGTTACACCTACAAGCCCCGCGCCTACAGCAATGAAGGGCGGATTGATTACCGCGACGGGCAGATTTTTCACCTGGCTGAATACGATGTGGCGCAGGAGCTGTACGGCCTGCCGCAACACGTCAGCGGGCTGACCTCTATCTGGCTCAACGACGATGCCACGCTGTTCCGCCGCCAGTATTACCGCAACGGTTCGCACGCAGGTTACCTGCTGTATATGAACGAGCCGGGCATGACCAAAGAGACGGAAAACGACATTCGCAACAAGCTGCAGGCCAAAGAAGGGATGGCGTTCAAAAACCTGTTTGTAAATGCCAAGGGGAAAGACACCAAAGCGCCGGAACTCAAACCCATCGGCCAGGTGGAAGCGAAAGACTCGTTCAAAGACGTGAAGAACCAGACCATGAACGATGTGTTGGCCCTGCACCGCGTGCCGATTGAGCTGATGAGCATCCGCCGCGAGAGTATTACCTCACTCGATCTCAACAAAGTGGACTGGCTATTCCACAAAAATGAGTTGTTGCCGCTGATTGATTCACTGGCCGAATTGAACGGGTTTGTGGGGAGTGAAGTGTTGAAACTGAATGAGTATGTGAGTTTGGGGCAAGATAGCTGA
- a CDS encoding KilA-N domain-containing protein: protein MTHLSILSKDIRILDGLYSLNDLHKASGNKAKHAPFRFMRNEQTVELIAEIERSPDLVIGCKVLRGGKLQGTWVCKELVYAYAMWISARFHLQVIRAFDALTSQPQITPSGVTLTAKQARFLQCAFSQFDELKARHGESHRQYQTMQQQINMMRSFCDHMESELKAFRSQVDAEIDAINHINLYKGMVLEYQGADELKRFIEQKH from the coding sequence ATGACCCATCTATCTATTCTTTCCAAAGATATCCGCATTTTAGACGGCTTGTATTCTCTGAATGACCTGCATAAAGCAAGCGGAAACAAAGCCAAACACGCCCCTTTTCGATTCATGCGTAATGAACAAACCGTTGAACTAATCGCTGAAATAGAGCGATCACCAGATCTGGTGATCGGTTGCAAAGTGTTACGAGGTGGGAAACTCCAAGGAACTTGGGTATGCAAAGAACTGGTCTACGCCTACGCGATGTGGATTAGCGCCAGGTTTCACCTGCAAGTCATCCGCGCGTTCGACGCACTCACAAGCCAACCGCAAATTACACCATCCGGTGTCACTCTTACCGCCAAACAAGCCCGATTCTTACAATGTGCCTTTTCGCAGTTTGACGAACTCAAAGCGCGCCACGGGGAAAGCCACCGCCAGTATCAAACCATGCAGCAGCAAATCAACATGATGCGTTCGTTTTGCGATCACATGGAAAGCGAGCTTAAAGCGTTTCGCTCGCAGGTAGACGCAGAAATTGATGCGATTAACCACATCAACTTATACAAAGGAATGGTGTTGGAATATCAAGGCGCCGACGAACTAAAGCGCTTCATTGAACAAAAACATTGA
- a CDS encoding glycoside hydrolase family protein, translated as MKALATQLIKKHEGLRLKPYRCSNQKLTIGYGRNLQDNGISQQEAEALLQHDLDAAVKDAETLPYFASLNETRQAVIVDMIFNLGLPRFGMFKKMIAAIEQQLWHVAANEMLNSRWARQVGKRAKTLSEMMRTGAPLQ; from the coding sequence ATGAAAGCACTGGCAACCCAACTCATCAAAAAACACGAAGGGCTGCGGCTGAAACCCTATCGCTGCAGCAATCAAAAACTCACCATCGGCTACGGCCGCAACCTGCAGGATAACGGCATCAGCCAACAAGAAGCGGAAGCCCTGCTTCAACATGACCTCGATGCTGCGGTGAAAGACGCAGAAACGCTGCCGTATTTCGCGTCGCTTAACGAAACGCGTCAGGCGGTCATCGTCGACATGATTTTCAATCTTGGCCTGCCCCGTTTTGGCATGTTCAAGAAAATGATCGCTGCCATCGAGCAGCAACTCTGGCATGTGGCCGCCAACGAAATGCTGAATAGCCGCTGGGCGCGTCAGGTTGGCAAACGGGCGAAGACACTCAGCGAAATGATGCGCACCGGCGCGCCACTGCAATAA
- a CDS encoding baseplate J/gp47 family protein, with product MSTQRSLQTLIDRAKSTLMAKTGQNTPAIDAIACAIAGVSYGQYGYQDLLFRQLHPETCSEAWLYLHANRHDTPRLLPTFASGTVRFTQLGGVVVIPKATLLTDAAGNEYETTKEQYSDVPVSVIARVSGSASNLPAGNILTLSEGLGGIDPTQVQSLGIEGGADIETLEHWRARVIVAYEKNDLIGKAEDYEAWATSAHADVDFAWALDNTPERGMVEVYIGRRTADPTLSSEVISLVQQTFEAHRLAGCHPIALLPEHVLLNIEIQGIQDPSIRDDVVTALQSLVQSKMGKINAAMGNPESVTPTEIVLTVSSVTTNFIVKSPTDEVMIQSHQIHVLGDVTWTPPA from the coding sequence ATGAGTACACAACGCAGCCTGCAGACACTTATCGATCGCGCCAAATCGACACTGATGGCGAAAACCGGGCAGAACACACCAGCGATCGATGCCATCGCGTGCGCGATTGCGGGCGTGAGTTACGGTCAGTACGGCTATCAGGATTTGCTGTTTCGCCAGCTTCACCCGGAAACCTGCTCCGAAGCCTGGCTTTATCTGCATGCCAATCGTCATGACACGCCGCGCCTGCTGCCCACGTTTGCATCAGGCACCGTCCGGTTTACTCAGCTCGGTGGCGTGGTGGTCATCCCCAAAGCAACTTTGCTGACCGATGCCGCCGGCAATGAATACGAAACCACCAAAGAGCAATACAGTGACGTGCCGGTCAGCGTGATTGCCCGCGTGTCGGGCAGTGCCAGCAATCTGCCAGCCGGAAACATTCTGACCCTGTCCGAAGGCTTAGGTGGTATCGACCCGACTCAGGTTCAGAGCCTTGGCATTGAAGGCGGCGCCGACATTGAAACACTGGAACACTGGCGCGCCCGAGTGATTGTGGCCTACGAGAAAAACGACCTGATCGGCAAAGCGGAGGATTATGAAGCCTGGGCAACATCTGCGCATGCCGATGTCGACTTTGCCTGGGCGCTGGATAACACCCCGGAGCGCGGCATGGTGGAAGTGTATATCGGTCGCCGCACCGCTGACCCGACACTGAGCAGCGAAGTGATCAGTCTGGTTCAGCAAACCTTCGAAGCGCATCGTCTGGCAGGTTGTCATCCCATCGCCTTACTGCCTGAGCATGTTCTGCTGAACATTGAGATTCAGGGCATCCAAGATCCATCAATTCGTGATGATGTCGTCACTGCGCTGCAGAGCCTGGTGCAAAGCAAAATGGGCAAAATCAACGCCGCGATGGGCAATCCGGAATCCGTCACGCCGACGGAAATTGTGCTAACGGTGTCGAGTGTCACCACCAACTTCATTGTGAAATCGCCAACCGATGAAGTGATGATTCAGAGCCATCAGATTCATGTATTAGGAGACGTGACATGGACACCTCCAGCGTAA
- a CDS encoding phage GP46 family protein codes for MNYFRLNAVTAPMHSEEGMTHAVWQSIYNHSESTQNDRARMAEDERGGNWSDELLTIVGSRDWTLRRDKLTPQTLVMAKRFYEEALAWLITEGHAKAVTVSVWEAKPNQMGRDVIITLTDDTTFKVTL; via the coding sequence ATGAACTATTTCCGTTTAAACGCAGTCACGGCGCCGATGCACTCCGAGGAAGGCATGACACACGCCGTCTGGCAGAGCATTTACAACCACAGCGAGTCGACACAGAACGACCGCGCGCGAATGGCCGAAGACGAACGCGGCGGCAACTGGAGCGACGAACTGCTGACCATCGTAGGCTCACGCGACTGGACGCTGCGCCGGGACAAACTCACCCCGCAGACGCTCGTCATGGCCAAACGCTTTTATGAAGAAGCGTTAGCCTGGCTCATCACCGAGGGCCACGCCAAAGCCGTGACGGTTTCCGTATGGGAAGCGAAACCCAATCAGATGGGGCGTGATGTGATCATTACCCTCACCGATGACACCACGTTTAAGGTCACACTATGA
- a CDS encoding phage baseplate assembly protein V — protein MSDTLLARLMSRIKNLVGTGTVTGAETQWLQIKTATGRTNDRIRRVHNYGFMSRPLVGAKTYNLFIGGVTARGITVNVEDERYQMALQPGEVAMLDDKGNLVHFTADGIKVNTKAKLDITAAGDVSVTAPKVDVTAPQVSFSGNVDIGGNLNVAGNVGGSSGKFAGVTVETHTHDYVDDNNQRTSDGPNQS, from the coding sequence ATGTCTGACACACTGCTGGCCCGTTTGATGAGCCGGATTAAGAATCTGGTTGGCACCGGCACGGTCACGGGAGCGGAGACGCAGTGGCTGCAGATTAAGACCGCCACGGGGCGCACGAACGATCGCATTCGCCGCGTGCACAACTACGGCTTTATGAGCCGTCCGTTGGTGGGCGCCAAAACCTACAACCTGTTTATTGGAGGCGTCACCGCGCGCGGTATCACAGTGAATGTGGAAGACGAACGTTACCAGATGGCACTGCAGCCGGGTGAGGTCGCCATGCTCGATGACAAAGGCAATCTAGTTCACTTCACCGCAGACGGTATCAAGGTGAACACTAAGGCAAAACTGGATATCACGGCCGCAGGCGATGTCAGCGTTACAGCGCCCAAAGTGGATGTCACCGCGCCCCAAGTTTCGTTCTCCGGCAATGTGGACATCGGTGGCAACCTCAACGTCGCGGGCAACGTTGGCGGCAGCTCCGGCAAGTTTGCGGGCGTCACGGTGGAAACCCACACTCACGACTACGTGGACGACAACAACCAACGCACTTCTGACGGGCCAAACCAATCATGA